In a single window of the Natrialba magadii ATCC 43099 genome:
- a CDS encoding DUF5305 domain-containing protein, whose protein sequence is MIDNPRFDLVAARHGQRLVLILLVVGLALLVLTGWVVATPATTTVTQEVGEEHIETSVSTSATVVQDGLWENGTTLESSPVYTYNDTPELTITAETTLTDSGEPLDEATVTHELAVVYEAERNGEVFWSDRDVVRNETAVVEDGHASTAATVDVRTIRERTTELEQTLDGVGDVSVSIDIERAYETPSNSGMESDATPLTLTGNAYWLEGSHEIVDTNPETAPVEVQESTNTAGVGLLALLAVLSLTGATLVAARSNVDVSDAKRRMHERRYDEWISRGSIPMWIGEHHLELETLEDVVDVAIDTNERVVHDTQRDLFAAVNGDVVYYYSDRGGWGETAWPTVEINHDESAVSETTGQQHPQAPSAHGTTETPEKRAESNPEATETVDVPESEERGEGDEEDTTTEITKTDLPDPDDDDAWEQI, encoded by the coding sequence ATGATCGATAATCCGCGGTTCGACCTGGTTGCCGCCAGACACGGCCAGCGGCTTGTACTCATACTCCTCGTCGTTGGCCTCGCACTGCTCGTGCTGACAGGGTGGGTCGTCGCGACACCAGCCACAACAACAGTAACACAGGAAGTCGGTGAAGAACACATCGAGACGAGCGTCTCCACGAGCGCCACCGTCGTTCAGGACGGGCTGTGGGAAAACGGAACGACACTCGAGTCGAGTCCAGTCTATACGTACAACGACACCCCCGAGCTAACGATTACAGCGGAAACGACGCTCACCGATTCCGGTGAGCCACTCGACGAGGCGACCGTCACTCACGAACTAGCAGTGGTTTACGAAGCCGAACGAAACGGCGAGGTATTCTGGAGCGACCGCGACGTGGTACGCAACGAGACGGCAGTCGTCGAGGACGGACACGCAAGCACTGCAGCGACAGTTGATGTGCGAACGATCCGGGAACGGACGACCGAGTTAGAACAGACGCTCGATGGCGTTGGAGACGTCTCTGTCTCAATCGATATCGAACGCGCCTACGAAACGCCCTCGAACAGTGGTATGGAAAGTGATGCAACACCACTGACGCTGACTGGGAACGCATACTGGCTCGAGGGCAGCCACGAAATCGTAGACACGAACCCAGAGACAGCACCGGTGGAAGTACAGGAGTCAACGAATACGGCTGGTGTCGGTCTGCTAGCCCTGCTCGCAGTGCTCTCGCTAACGGGAGCGACACTCGTTGCAGCACGATCGAATGTTGATGTCTCGGACGCCAAACGACGGATGCACGAGCGACGCTACGACGAGTGGATCTCCAGGGGCTCGATACCGATGTGGATCGGCGAGCATCATCTCGAACTCGAGACGCTGGAGGACGTCGTCGACGTCGCCATCGATACGAACGAGCGCGTCGTCCACGATACGCAACGAGACCTGTTTGCGGCCGTTAACGGCGATGTCGTCTACTACTACAGTGATCGTGGCGGCTGGGGTGAAACGGCGTGGCCGACCGTCGAAATCAACCATGACGAGTCCGCAGTATCCGAGACGACCGGCCAGCAACACCCACAGGCACCGTCGGCTCACGGCACCACAGAGACACCAGAGAAAAGAGCTGAGTCGAACCCAGAAGCGACGGAAACTGTCGATGTTCCCGAGAGCGAGGAGAGGGGAGAAGGTGACGAAGAGGATACGACGACTGAAATCACGAAAACAGACTTGCCAGATCCCGACGACGATGACGCCTGGGAGCAGATTTGA
- a CDS encoding aspartate aminotransferase family protein: MTTPAEETTLSDELEQSYVESTPRSRELAERARNVMPGGDTRSVTYFRPYPSYVESAHGAQLETVDGETLLDVLNNYTQSVLGHAPEPVVDDVCSRFRAGNGVAAPTEPAVALAEELVGRVPSVEQVRFCNSGTEATMNAIRAAMAWTENERICKITGGYHGTHDVVEVGVADDGREHTGIPRTAEQRVQTVSYNDTEQLKATFEAVGDELACLILEPILGVGGMIPATDEFLQTARDLTAETDTPLIFDEVMSFRLAPGGAQQRRGIEPDLTAFGKLIGGGLPVGAVGGRADLMAQFHPETGSVDHSGTFNANPATMAGGVATLRELDADAIETLNQQGADLRTRLQEIGDDADQPITITGEGSLFQIHFTDEPVRDLASSSAGNPASEQLFHEMRREGVFIAPRGMGNLSTPMTGSDLDQIATAFDRALESLGYSSHCKSLHT; encoded by the coding sequence ATGACGACACCCGCTGAGGAAACGACACTGTCCGACGAACTCGAACAGTCGTACGTCGAATCGACGCCGCGGTCCCGGGAACTCGCCGAGCGAGCGCGAAACGTAATGCCGGGCGGCGATACGCGCTCGGTGACGTACTTCCGTCCGTATCCGTCGTACGTCGAATCCGCACACGGTGCACAACTCGAGACGGTCGACGGAGAGACGCTCCTCGACGTGCTCAACAACTACACGCAAAGCGTGCTCGGTCACGCGCCAGAGCCGGTCGTCGACGACGTCTGTAGTCGGTTCCGAGCAGGAAACGGCGTTGCAGCACCGACGGAGCCAGCGGTTGCACTCGCAGAGGAACTCGTCGGCCGCGTCCCGTCAGTCGAGCAGGTCCGGTTCTGTAATTCGGGCACCGAAGCGACGATGAACGCGATTCGGGCTGCGATGGCCTGGACCGAAAACGAGCGTATCTGTAAGATCACCGGCGGCTACCACGGCACGCACGACGTCGTCGAAGTCGGCGTCGCAGACGATGGACGGGAACACACGGGGATTCCGCGGACCGCCGAGCAGCGAGTGCAGACGGTCTCGTACAACGACACCGAACAGCTGAAAGCGACGTTCGAGGCCGTCGGTGACGAACTCGCGTGTCTCATCCTCGAACCGATCCTCGGCGTCGGCGGCATGATTCCGGCCACCGACGAGTTCCTGCAAACGGCACGGGATCTGACCGCCGAAACCGACACACCGCTCATCTTCGACGAGGTGATGTCGTTCCGACTCGCGCCCGGCGGCGCACAGCAGCGCCGCGGGATCGAACCGGACCTGACCGCGTTCGGAAAGCTGATCGGTGGCGGACTTCCGGTCGGTGCCGTCGGCGGCCGCGCCGACCTGATGGCACAGTTCCATCCCGAAACAGGCTCCGTCGATCACTCCGGGACGTTCAACGCGAATCCGGCGACGATGGCTGGCGGTGTCGCAACCCTTCGAGAACTGGACGCGGACGCCATCGAGACGCTGAACCAGCAGGGAGCCGATCTTCGCACGCGGCTCCAGGAGATCGGCGACGACGCCGACCAGCCGATCACGATCACCGGCGAGGGATCGCTGTTTCAGATCCACTTCACCGACGAACCGGTCCGAGACCTCGCGTCATCGTCGGCTGGCAATCCGGCCTCGGAACAGCTCTTCCACGAAATGCGCCGCGAAGGCGTCTTCATCGCACCGCGCGGAATGGGGAACCTCTCGACGCCGATGACCGGGTCGGACCTCGACCAGATTGCGACCGCGTTCGATCGGGCACTCGAGTCCCTCGGCTATAGTAGCCACTGCAAGTCACTGCACACCTGA
- a CDS encoding DUF7344 domain-containing protein: protein MDQGTIFDLLSNHRRRYVIHYCKREDRPVELGELAEHVAAWELDKEVAELTSAERKRIYTSLQQTHLPTLDREGMVRFDDRTIELTENAADLEIYLDIVPGDSVPWGLYYLGLSAIATVVMGGLWLELVPTETVSALGWSTLVVALFVGSALVHVVQNRRMRLGDVERPP from the coding sequence CTGGATCAGGGCACGATCTTCGACCTGCTGAGTAACCACCGTCGACGCTACGTCATCCACTACTGCAAGCGCGAGGATCGGCCCGTCGAACTCGGTGAACTCGCCGAGCACGTCGCAGCCTGGGAGTTAGACAAGGAGGTCGCCGAACTCACGTCTGCCGAACGAAAGCGAATCTACACCTCGCTACAGCAGACACACCTCCCGACGCTCGATCGGGAAGGAATGGTGCGGTTCGACGACCGGACGATCGAACTCACGGAGAACGCCGCCGACCTTGAGATCTACCTCGATATCGTCCCTGGCGACTCGGTTCCATGGGGGCTGTACTACCTCGGTCTCTCCGCGATCGCGACGGTCGTGATGGGAGGACTCTGGCTAGAACTCGTCCCGACTGAAACGGTGTCGGCACTCGGCTGGTCGACGCTCGTCGTCGCGCTGTTCGTCGGCTCTGCGCTCGTTCACGTCGTACAGAATCGCCGAATGCGTCTCGGCGACGTCGAGCGGCCGCCGTAA
- a CDS encoding polymer-forming cytoskeletal protein translates to MRTITTLGIGFIILGAVVLTGPVFGFGTISADRGVSVQTAADNESLLEITDTSEQATLTPESDVDLFHLTDTTGQIDGVEIGSVSIDGVDAADFDTTVDQSDDEYVVSIACGDSAANTAAPVSVELVTSGGVSVTAERTTAHAIPLECGSDDEEETYEDEVDSNDDIEVDDDGSFEDDVDIRGGGSIDAGGDLTFEGETKLRGDISADGDITFEGDVDITGGASIEAGGTIHFKAGADLNGDVHAGEDVMFDEPPDTSGGSSITADGDVIGA, encoded by the coding sequence ATGCGCACGATTACAACACTGGGAATCGGGTTCATCATCCTCGGGGCAGTGGTGCTGACTGGTCCGGTGTTCGGATTCGGAACGATCAGCGCAGACCGCGGTGTTTCGGTGCAGACGGCCGCCGACAACGAGAGTCTCCTCGAAATCACTGACACCTCTGAACAGGCCACACTCACTCCCGAGAGTGACGTTGACCTCTTTCACCTGACGGATACGACGGGCCAGATCGATGGAGTCGAGATCGGGTCCGTGTCGATTGATGGTGTCGACGCAGCGGATTTCGATACCACAGTCGACCAGTCCGACGACGAGTACGTCGTCAGCATCGCTTGCGGCGATTCTGCGGCGAATACGGCGGCTCCCGTTTCCGTCGAACTCGTGACCAGCGGTGGCGTCAGTGTCACCGCCGAGCGAACGACGGCCCATGCCATCCCACTCGAGTGCGGTAGTGACGACGAGGAGGAAACGTACGAGGATGAAGTCGACTCGAACGACGACATTGAGGTCGACGACGATGGTTCGTTCGAGGACGATGTGGATATCCGTGGCGGCGGAAGTATCGATGCAGGTGGTGATCTCACCTTTGAAGGGGAGACCAAACTTCGGGGCGATATCAGCGCCGATGGCGACATCACGTTTGAAGGGGATGTCGATATCACGGGTGGTGCAAGCATCGAAGCAGGCGGCACTATCCATTTCAAGGCCGGTGCTGATCTCAACGGTGACGTACATGCCGGTGAGGACGTCATGTTCGACGAACCGCCTGACACGTCGGGCGGTTCGAGTATCACAGCCGATGGCGACGTGATCGGCGCATAA
- a CDS encoding CARDB domain-containing protein: MNGKLLLVCLLALCATVPTVAVSVAGEPAAEPQTETLADGSLTLESTSPYAIIDDDTGGAETGELEVNLTQLNDEAVTTIDDLMEITAHDDSIEEVAFESDALTFYESASRTPITAANPVSLDADESVSIGVTADTTVPADEYSKEHAEYTVAIETTDDETRPQPSGPELTVTDVAISVRETTGDTGTNQQLQPGKPLVVTATYENVGDTTGSKPVTLSANGTIVDTGSVTLDPGETDTLQFEWHPHSPGPLEIGIGDEDALLYSQTVPVGDGSDHEPELVVDETVLESDAVDPGEETTVRATVSNTGNKAGTFTPGLAVGGLVVDDRAVSLAPGEQATVAFAFSMDDPGTYELAVADEPAGTVTVGEDNATVLTPLSVTEFASPTVVVAAPPAAITLVLVWYRGVGRITSIRLYR, from the coding sequence ATGAACGGTAAACTCCTCCTCGTCTGTCTACTCGCACTCTGCGCCACAGTGCCGACAGTGGCCGTTTCGGTGGCAGGCGAACCAGCAGCCGAACCCCAAACTGAAACCCTCGCTGATGGCTCGCTCACACTCGAGTCCACAAGTCCCTACGCGATCATCGACGACGACACCGGCGGTGCCGAGACAGGCGAACTCGAGGTGAACCTCACGCAGCTCAACGACGAGGCAGTGACGACGATAGACGACTTAATGGAGATTACAGCACACGACGACTCTATCGAGGAAGTCGCATTCGAGAGTGACGCGCTGACGTTCTACGAGAGTGCCTCCCGGACACCAATCACAGCCGCCAATCCAGTGTCACTCGATGCGGATGAGTCGGTGTCTATCGGAGTGACCGCCGATACGACAGTGCCTGCAGACGAGTATAGCAAGGAGCACGCAGAGTATACGGTTGCGATCGAAACGACCGATGACGAGACGAGGCCACAGCCGTCGGGTCCTGAACTCACAGTAACGGATGTGGCAATTTCGGTGCGCGAAACGACGGGAGACACAGGGACAAACCAGCAGCTACAACCGGGGAAGCCCCTGGTAGTGACCGCAACATACGAAAATGTGGGCGACACTACCGGCAGCAAACCGGTAACGCTGTCCGCCAACGGGACGATCGTCGACACCGGCTCGGTAACGCTGGATCCGGGAGAGACCGACACCCTCCAGTTCGAGTGGCATCCACACTCTCCAGGTCCACTCGAGATCGGAATCGGCGACGAGGACGCACTGCTATACAGTCAGACTGTACCCGTCGGCGATGGTTCGGACCACGAACCCGAACTGGTCGTCGACGAGACGGTACTCGAGTCGGATGCGGTTGACCCCGGCGAGGAGACGACTGTCCGCGCGACGGTTTCGAACACCGGAAACAAGGCGGGAACGTTCACACCAGGACTCGCCGTCGGGGGCCTCGTCGTCGATGACCGCGCTGTTTCGCTCGCGCCGGGAGAGCAAGCGACGGTGGCGTTCGCGTTCAGTATGGACGACCCTGGGACATACGAGCTGGCAGTTGCGGACGAACCTGCAGGGACTGTGACGGTTGGCGAGGACAACGCCACCGTGCTCACACCGCTCTCTGTGACTGAGTTCGCTTCACCGACGGTCGTCGTAGCAGCCCCACCGGCAGCGATCACGCTCGTTCTCGTCTGGTATAGGGGTGTCGGAAGGATTACGTCGATTCGGTTGTATCGATGA
- a CDS encoding CoA-acylating methylmalonate-semialdehyde dehydrogenase: MVELDSLGKADTVRNYVGGDWVTPESDDELVTTNPTTGEELGRVPFSSTNDVDDAVRTANEAFEDWSGRPVEERIQPLFELKSLLEENLDELAEILVQDHGKTRAEARGELRRGIENVEVACGIPSMMQSGTLLNAAPEIDESAVRKPLGTFAAITPFNFPGMIPLWFLPYAVATGNSFILKPSEQDPLVTQKLFELIDEAGFPDGVVQLVNGGKDTVNDLIDHDGIEGISFVGSTPIAKLVYERAAANGKRVQAQGGAKNHIVVTETADLEFAAEKTVSSACACAGERCLANDVVLVEESVYDEFADLVVAEAEAQTVGYGLDDGTDIGSLISEEHETTVRNYIQTGIEEGATMLRDGRDVDVDGYEEGNFVGPTVFGDVTEDMVISQEEIFGPVLALDAVESVDAAIERMNASQFGNAASLFTGSGADAQKFRHQAEIGNIGVNVGTSAPMAFFHFGGWKDSFFGDLHAQGEDMIQFYTDKAIYIERWPDA; this comes from the coding sequence ATGGTCGAACTCGACTCGTTAGGAAAGGCAGATACGGTTCGAAACTACGTCGGCGGCGACTGGGTAACACCAGAGAGCGACGACGAACTGGTAACGACGAACCCGACAACCGGTGAGGAGCTGGGACGGGTTCCGTTCAGTTCGACGAACGACGTTGACGACGCCGTCAGAACGGCGAACGAAGCGTTCGAAGACTGGTCCGGTCGTCCCGTCGAGGAGCGAATCCAGCCGCTGTTCGAACTGAAGTCCCTCCTCGAGGAGAACCTCGACGAACTCGCAGAGATCCTCGTGCAGGATCACGGGAAAACGCGAGCAGAAGCGCGCGGTGAACTCCGTCGCGGCATCGAGAACGTCGAAGTCGCCTGTGGCATTCCGTCGATGATGCAGAGCGGCACGCTGCTGAACGCCGCGCCCGAAATCGACGAGAGTGCAGTCAGGAAGCCACTCGGCACGTTCGCCGCGATTACGCCGTTTAACTTCCCCGGCATGATCCCGCTGTGGTTCCTCCCCTACGCGGTCGCGACCGGAAACAGTTTCATTCTCAAGCCGAGCGAGCAGGACCCGCTGGTCACCCAGAAACTCTTCGAGCTCATCGACGAGGCCGGCTTCCCGGATGGCGTCGTCCAGCTCGTCAACGGTGGCAAGGACACCGTCAACGACCTGATCGACCACGACGGGATCGAAGGCATTTCGTTCGTCGGTTCCACCCCGATCGCAAAGCTCGTCTACGAACGCGCGGCCGCGAACGGCAAGCGCGTCCAGGCCCAGGGTGGCGCGAAGAACCATATCGTCGTGACCGAAACGGCGGACCTCGAGTTCGCCGCCGAGAAGACGGTCTCCTCGGCCTGCGCCTGTGCCGGCGAGCGCTGTCTCGCGAACGATGTCGTCCTCGTCGAAGAGTCGGTGTACGACGAGTTCGCCGACCTCGTCGTCGCGGAAGCCGAAGCCCAGACGGTTGGCTACGGACTCGACGACGGAACGGATATCGGCTCGCTCATCAGCGAAGAACACGAGACGACCGTTCGCAACTACATCCAGACCGGTATCGAGGAGGGTGCGACGATGCTGCGTGACGGTCGAGACGTCGACGTCGACGGTTACGAGGAGGGGAACTTCGTCGGCCCGACCGTCTTCGGTGACGTGACCGAGGACATGGTCATCTCCCAGGAGGAAATCTTCGGTCCGGTGCTCGCACTCGACGCCGTCGAGTCGGTCGACGCCGCGATCGAGCGCATGAACGCGAGCCAGTTCGGAAACGCCGCGAGCCTGTTCACCGGCAGCGGTGCTGACGCCCAGAAGTTCCGCCACCAGGCCGAAATCGGGAACATCGGTGTCAACGTCGGCACGTCGGCCCCGATGGCCTTCTTCCACTTCGGCGGCTGGAAGGACTCGTTCTTCGGCGACCTGCACGCCCAGGGCGAGGACATGATCCAGTTCTACACGGACAAAGCAATCTACATCGAGCGCTGGCCTGACGCCTAA
- a CDS encoding Lrp/AsnC family transcriptional regulator — translation MDVDLDETDIEILKRLEKSDDKNLEELSDELGLSKSAIHYRVTNLKQSDVITTISADVDPHALDLNMLLFTEVTVSHESGYAEDVGESLTEIDGVNHVYYMMGDVDFIVISRVQNHDQMHVLIDDIVEIEGVNETSSRFVIQELETGGQLIENMSEEMVDKVVE, via the coding sequence ATGGACGTTGACCTCGACGAAACGGATATCGAGATTTTGAAGCGCCTCGAGAAATCCGATGACAAGAATCTCGAGGAGCTTTCCGACGAGCTCGGGCTCTCGAAATCCGCAATTCACTACCGCGTGACGAATCTGAAACAGAGCGACGTGATCACCACAATCTCCGCGGACGTGGATCCACACGCGCTCGATCTCAATATGCTCCTGTTTACGGAGGTAACCGTTTCCCACGAGAGTGGCTACGCCGAAGATGTCGGCGAGTCGCTCACCGAAATCGACGGCGTGAATCACGTGTACTACATGATGGGCGACGTCGACTTCATCGTCATTTCGCGGGTGCAAAACCACGACCAGATGCACGTGCTGATCGACGATATTGTCGAGATCGAGGGCGTCAACGAGACGTCTTCGCGGTTCGTGATTCAAGAACTCGAGACTGGTGGCCAACTCATCGAGAATATGTCTGAGGAGATGGTCGACAAGGTTGTCGAGTAG
- a CDS encoding RAD55 family ATPase — protein MYDFADVQPDATIAPGTNVLVTGPPLAGKRRLALDVLAQGAERGDGSIIVTTKDNADTMRSGFSERIQTPDPPLGIVDCVSKQQSNATADSDQVSYVSSPNDMTGIGITVSEYLQAFYEKRGLTENRVMLHSISTLLMYSNLETVFRFLHVFTGRIQSADGLGIYLIDSAAHDEQTVNTLKQLFDGVVSVETGDDSDPAVTMTGLAL, from the coding sequence ATGTACGATTTCGCGGACGTCCAGCCGGACGCCACGATTGCTCCCGGGACCAACGTCCTCGTGACGGGTCCACCGCTCGCTGGGAAGCGACGACTGGCGCTTGACGTTCTCGCACAGGGGGCCGAACGAGGGGATGGATCGATCATTGTAACGACGAAGGACAATGCCGACACCATGCGATCCGGGTTTTCCGAGCGCATACAGACACCTGATCCGCCGCTTGGGATCGTCGATTGTGTTTCGAAACAACAATCGAACGCGACTGCTGACAGCGACCAGGTGTCATACGTCTCCTCGCCAAACGACATGACAGGCATTGGGATCACCGTGTCCGAGTACCTGCAAGCGTTCTACGAGAAGCGCGGACTCACCGAGAACCGGGTCATGCTACACTCGATTTCGACGTTGTTGATGTATTCAAACCTCGAGACTGTTTTCCGCTTCCTGCACGTTTTCACGGGCCGCATTCAGAGTGCGGACGGACTCGGCATCTACCTCATCGATTCTGCTGCACACGATGAACAGACTGTGAATACGCTCAAACAGTTGTTCGACGGTGTCGTCTCCGTCGAAACTGGTGACGATTCTGACCCGGCAGTCACGATGACCGGACTCGCGTTGTAA
- a CDS encoding aminotransferase family protein: MTDDDTTMTAGDERTDVERLDKEYVFGTWSYQSEVDPTEVVGGEGVRFQDAHGNEWIDFSGQLMCSNLGHSADGVADAIAEQAHEGAYFAPGFATEARAKLGEKLAEVTPGDLSKTFFSTSGTEAVEAAIKIARMYTGKQKIISRYRSYHGATAGSISVTGDPRRLAGEPGIPGTIKAPDPYAYGSTLDPMESLEYIDEMLMLEGDTVAAILVEPIVGSNGILVPPEEYLPRLKEIAHEHDALLICDEVMAGFGRTGEWFGCDVFDVQPDIMTMAKGLSGAYAPLGATIVTPEIADHFEDELFCHGHTYAGHPVACAAGLAAVETYQEENLIEHASEVGSYLGDRLEELAEAHPSVGDTRGVGLFRGIELTRDPDERVPFGTREDKISKGSTVVDEVAAAASDGGVYVANMINTLIIAPPLTITEDDIDEAVSVLDEALEVSDAAMDR, encoded by the coding sequence ATGACGGACGACGATACGACAATGACTGCAGGCGACGAACGCACCGATGTCGAACGTCTCGACAAGGAGTACGTCTTCGGCACGTGGTCCTACCAGAGCGAGGTCGATCCGACGGAAGTCGTCGGCGGCGAGGGCGTCCGCTTCCAGGATGCACACGGTAACGAGTGGATCGACTTTTCGGGTCAGCTCATGTGCTCGAACCTCGGCCATTCCGCAGACGGCGTCGCCGATGCCATCGCGGAGCAGGCCCACGAGGGTGCGTACTTCGCGCCCGGTTTCGCAACCGAAGCGCGCGCGAAACTCGGCGAGAAACTCGCCGAGGTAACGCCAGGTGACCTCTCGAAGACGTTCTTCTCGACCAGCGGCACCGAAGCCGTCGAAGCCGCGATCAAAATCGCGCGGATGTACACGGGTAAACAGAAGATCATCTCGCGCTATCGCTCCTACCACGGCGCGACGGCCGGCTCGATTAGCGTCACGGGCGATCCACGGCGACTCGCCGGCGAACCCGGCATCCCCGGGACGATCAAGGCACCCGACCCCTACGCTTACGGCTCGACGCTCGATCCGATGGAGAGTCTCGAGTACATCGACGAGATGCTGATGCTCGAGGGCGACACTGTCGCAGCGATTCTCGTCGAACCGATCGTCGGCTCGAACGGGATTCTCGTTCCGCCAGAGGAGTACCTGCCGCGGCTCAAGGAGATTGCCCACGAGCACGACGCGCTGCTCATCTGTGACGAAGTGATGGCCGGCTTCGGTCGCACCGGCGAGTGGTTCGGCTGTGACGTCTTCGACGTCCAGCCGGACATCATGACGATGGCCAAGGGGCTCTCCGGCGCGTACGCACCGCTTGGAGCGACGATCGTCACACCCGAGATCGCGGACCACTTCGAGGACGAACTGTTCTGTCACGGCCACACGTACGCCGGCCATCCGGTGGCCTGTGCGGCCGGACTCGCTGCAGTCGAGACCTACCAGGAGGAGAACCTCATCGAACACGCGAGCGAGGTCGGCTCCTATCTCGGCGACCGACTCGAGGAGCTCGCCGAAGCGCACCCGAGTGTCGGCGACACTCGCGGTGTCGGACTTTTCCGTGGCATCGAACTGACCCGCGATCCAGACGAGCGCGTGCCGTTCGGCACCCGTGAGGACAAGATTTCGAAGGGGTCCACCGTCGTCGACGAGGTTGCGGCCGCCGCATCCGACGGTGGCGTCTACGTCGCGAACATGATCAACACGCTGATCATTGCGCCGCCATTGACGATCACCGAGGACGATATCGACGAGGCGGTTTCGGTTCTCGATGAGGCACTCGAGGTGTCGGACGCGGCGATGGATCGCTGA
- a CDS encoding signal peptidase I has product MRALLSRALGLVLTLVIVALLLGQLLGQPILLGYVATGSMEPTMDAGDGFIAVPSAISGSPAEGDVVVFDAIDLHGGELTTHRIVGETDEGYITAGDANPFTDQDADEPPVSDEQIVAHALQVNGEVVTIPYLGSAIMGVQSVIESVFGTVTATLGVTAVFNADNAGALLVGVGIALLGFGVLLETVGPRKRDTRRSRSRPNILGIWATIGLVLLVFVTFATASMVLPSGTIAFGVGSATTPSENPQVAEPGELVEIEHETENSGYLPIVVTREPGHETVNANPEWQTISPRSSDAATVTAVAPAETGEYTRHVEEHRYLLVLPPTLLVWLHSLHPLVAIAAVNGVIVGITVALMIALFGTTDLRLRNPGGSLPLLTRLRRKFRY; this is encoded by the coding sequence ATGCGGGCACTTCTGAGTCGAGCGCTCGGTCTCGTTCTGACACTCGTCATCGTCGCGCTGTTACTTGGCCAGCTACTCGGCCAACCGATTCTCCTCGGCTATGTTGCTACCGGGAGTATGGAACCGACGATGGACGCAGGCGATGGCTTCATCGCCGTGCCAAGCGCCATCTCGGGTTCGCCAGCGGAAGGTGACGTTGTCGTCTTCGACGCGATCGATCTCCACGGCGGAGAACTCACAACTCATCGGATCGTCGGCGAAACCGACGAGGGCTACATCACGGCTGGCGACGCGAACCCGTTCACAGATCAAGACGCCGACGAACCGCCCGTCAGCGACGAGCAAATCGTCGCCCACGCGCTACAGGTCAATGGAGAGGTCGTCACCATCCCGTATCTCGGGTCCGCCATCATGGGAGTCCAATCCGTCATCGAATCCGTGTTCGGAACGGTCACAGCCACCCTCGGCGTCACAGCCGTATTCAACGCTGATAACGCCGGTGCGCTGCTCGTCGGCGTCGGGATCGCCCTCCTCGGGTTCGGCGTCCTACTCGAGACCGTCGGCCCAAGAAAACGAGACACACGACGGTCGCGAAGCCGCCCAAATATACTCGGGATCTGGGCGACGATCGGGCTCGTGTTGCTGGTATTCGTCACGTTCGCAACGGCGTCGATGGTGCTCCCCTCGGGTACGATCGCATTCGGCGTTGGAAGTGCAACCACACCGAGTGAGAACCCACAGGTCGCAGAGCCCGGCGAACTCGTCGAAATAGAGCACGAGACCGAAAACTCGGGCTACCTTCCGATCGTCGTCACTCGAGAACCGGGACACGAGACAGTGAACGCGAACCCAGAGTGGCAGACGATCTCGCCGCGGAGTTCTGACGCTGCGACTGTGACCGCCGTAGCGCCGGCCGAAACTGGCGAGTACACCCGTCACGTCGAGGAACATCGATATCTACTGGTGTTACCGCCTACACTCCTGGTCTGGCTTCACAGTCTCCATCCGCTCGTCGCAATTGCTGCGGTAAACGGCGTGATCGTCGGTATCACCGTCGCACTCATGATCGCACTCTTTGGCACGACCGATCTCCGACTTCGGAATCCCGGTGGTAGCCTCCCCCTCCTTACGCGGCTTCGGCGAAAATTCCGATACTAG